In one window of Flavobacteriales bacterium DNA:
- a CDS encoding histidine kinase has protein sequence MNCINKYLFLLTSCFVIIYNMGYSQNPSYFTIGEEELANAEIYSILETKTEQVYITTDIGLFKYENNSFTYINPPKGQIKTSLFNLRENKKGTIFCSNLNGQVYLVKDKQMVLYAQLPKESISLNTFMEFDNQDHLILSSKDCYKVTSDSITLIKKSNDRGNHHSVLTKLCNNELIFQYRNSDSIFFIKNGAVSEAKKVKENIQLFCLEGDKIFVNKNTQEYEFFNNKALFNNIIPTLTDRYFQINNKGVWVLDNKQGIKVLDIYNDTIYEKEHIFQHTFISAIHQSPNCIYLGTFGQGIIVIPNYNVKVNVKDVSSQKIKNIAVDQKNNVFFSKLKIGVYHYKDSVSILDQSVNYSFEKVFCMPNNNVGISSNFHELYYEKKRKSDDCLTLRYVKDVCQLNGSALLFATSEGLVIKGEFQPNSLYNWENYPKCSSNYFFYKKLDDRCLSCCSDTLNNHIYVATTSSLFKIDLYKNISKQEILFQEKSLFCNDIIYHDGILWCATKANGIIGYKDHIPVLQYSTKNGLISNNISKIIIKNNLLFLTDGTYIQTIDLPTKTIKTFGIAEGIIGIINDFELSDDKLWILTDKTRILSTPIESLEESENNLRIFIDSITLYETKINQFKTQFFDYQQNHFAFYTSIKNIKYNRRALTKYRIKGFEEKWNTLYTQYQKIEYKSLPPGKYTFEVFAQYGDKKSALSTYSFTISPPYWQKWWFYITLILFIFITSFFIFRIRIKNIRKKNNELIEKQTLKTNLLDSELKALRSQMNPHFIFNALNSIQDLILREETDASYDYIVLFSELVRNTLNYSNKDFIPITSELKFIDIYLQLEKLRFEDSFSYTITYNGEKSILVPSLIVQPFIENALKHGLLHKSGDKKLSIHFELTHQLVCTIIDNGIGRKAAQKIQERQGNKHESFALEAIKKRLNILSRSYGKEIGFEVFDLENPTGTKIKLFIPFKNKY, from the coding sequence ATGAATTGTATCAATAAATATCTTTTCTTGCTCACCTCTTGTTTTGTAATCATCTACAATATGGGGTATAGCCAAAATCCCTCTTATTTTACCATTGGCGAAGAGGAGCTTGCTAATGCTGAAATTTATTCAATTTTAGAAACGAAAACCGAACAAGTTTATATAACGACAGACATTGGGTTATTTAAATATGAAAACAATAGTTTTACCTATATAAATCCACCTAAAGGACAAATTAAAACTTCTCTTTTTAATTTAAGGGAAAATAAAAAAGGTACTATTTTTTGTTCTAATTTAAACGGACAAGTTTATTTGGTTAAAGATAAACAAATGGTTCTTTATGCACAGTTACCAAAGGAGTCAATTTCTTTAAATACTTTTATGGAATTTGATAACCAAGACCACTTAATTCTTTCATCTAAAGATTGTTATAAAGTTACCTCGGATTCTATTACTTTAATTAAAAAGTCTAATGATCGTGGCAATCATCATTCAGTATTAACAAAACTTTGCAATAATGAGCTTATCTTTCAATACAGAAATAGTGACTCCATCTTTTTTATCAAAAATGGAGCGGTTTCGGAAGCAAAAAAAGTAAAGGAAAATATTCAGCTTTTTTGTTTAGAAGGGGATAAAATATTTGTGAATAAAAATACACAAGAATATGAATTTTTTAATAATAAAGCCTTATTTAACAATATAATTCCCACACTTACAGATCGGTATTTTCAAATCAATAATAAAGGGGTATGGGTTTTAGATAACAAGCAAGGAATTAAGGTTTTAGATATTTATAATGATACGATCTATGAGAAAGAACACATCTTTCAACATACTTTTATCTCAGCAATACATCAAAGCCCTAACTGCATCTACTTAGGTACTTTTGGACAAGGAATAATTGTAATTCCTAATTACAATGTTAAAGTAAATGTAAAAGATGTCTCTTCACAAAAAATAAAAAATATTGCTGTTGATCAGAAGAACAATGTTTTTTTTAGTAAATTAAAAATTGGAGTCTATCACTATAAAGACTCCGTATCTATCCTGGATCAATCTGTTAATTATAGTTTTGAAAAAGTGTTTTGTATGCCTAACAACAATGTTGGGATTAGTAGCAATTTTCATGAATTATATTATGAGAAAAAAAGAAAATCAGACGATTGCCTCACATTAAGATATGTAAAAGATGTTTGTCAACTTAACGGAAGTGCCCTACTCTTTGCAACAAGCGAAGGTTTAGTAATAAAAGGTGAATTTCAACCGAATTCCCTTTACAACTGGGAAAATTACCCCAAATGTTCTTCCAACTATTTCTTTTACAAAAAGCTCGATGATCGATGTCTTTCTTGTTGTTCAGACACATTGAATAATCATATTTACGTAGCTACAACCTCTTCTCTCTTCAAAATCGATTTGTATAAAAACATTTCCAAACAAGAAATCTTATTTCAGGAAAAAAGTCTATTCTGTAATGATATAATATATCACGATGGTATATTATGGTGTGCTACAAAAGCAAATGGAATTATAGGTTATAAAGACCATATCCCTGTTCTACAATACAGCACAAAAAATGGTTTGATTAGCAATAACATTTCAAAAATAATTATAAAAAACAACCTCCTCTTCTTAACAGATGGGACCTATATCCAAACAATTGATTTACCTACTAAAACGATTAAAACTTTTGGTATTGCAGAAGGAATTATAGGGATTATTAATGATTTTGAGTTAAGCGATGATAAACTTTGGATCTTAACAGATAAAACAAGGATACTATCTACTCCTATCGAAAGTCTTGAAGAATCAGAAAATAATCTTCGTATTTTTATTGACTCTATCACCCTTTACGAAACAAAAATAAACCAATTCAAAACTCAATTTTTTGATTATCAACAGAATCATTTTGCTTTTTATACCTCAATAAAAAATATTAAATATAATCGTAGAGCGCTAACTAAGTATAGAATTAAAGGCTTTGAAGAAAAGTGGAATACACTTTATACGCAATATCAAAAAATTGAATATAAGTCTTTACCTCCTGGAAAATATACGTTCGAAGTCTTCGCTCAATATGGAGACAAAAAAAGTGCTCTATCTACCTACTCTTTCACCATTTCTCCACCTTACTGGCAAAAATGGTGGTTTTATATAACGCTTATCTTATTCATTTTCATCACTTCCTTTTTCATTTTTAGAATTAGAATTAAAAACATTAGAAAAAAAAATAATGAGTTAATTGAGAAACAAACCTTAAAAACCAATTTATTAGATTCGGAATTAAAGGCACTTAGGTCTCAAATGAATCCTCACTTTATCTTTAATGCTCTAAACTCTATACAAGATTTAATTTTAAGGGAAGAAACAGACGCATCATATGATTACATTGTTTTATTTTCCGAATTAGTAAGAAATACGCTCAATTATTCTAATAAAGACTTTATTCCTATAACTTCTGAATTAAAATTCATTGATATTTATCTTCAACTAGAGAAGCTAAGGTTTGAAGATAGCTTTAGCTATACCATTACTTATAATGGAGAAAAAAGCATCCTAGTCCCTTCTCTAATTGTACAACCTTTTATAGAAAATGCGCTAAAACATGGACTATTACATAAATCTGGTGATAAAAAGTTATCCATTCATTTCGAATTAACCCATCAATTAGTATGTACTATTATTGATAATGGAATTGGAAGAAAAGCTGCTCAAAAAATTCAAGAAAGACAAGGTAATAAACATGAATCCTTTGCACTAGAAGCCATTAAAAAAAGGTTAAATATTTTAAGCCGTTCGTATGGTAAAGAAATAGGGTTTGAGGTCTTTGATTTAGAAAATCCAACAGGAACTAAAATCAAATTATTTATTCCTTTCAAAAACAAATATTAG
- a CDS encoding S41 family peptidase has product MLAKRILTALLFIQLFFIAINAQTSNSITVENALDEIDVIHQHLKTTHFNPFLHIKETDYLQKIAHIKQKIETHGKEIDLGNFVIYAMQAVAPLNDAHTSIEWWNIINETQNTSPQFLGELFTIDQSYQLHTEKDQIVTKINGYDASTLVKEAMECYGGNYTFKKRFLEKTFFSAFLYLKGIKAPYTISYNNGTQETSQQNTTLSTLFSRFAQQTNNYTFDILKNNTGIIYYNSCEDLQQFKVFLKETFATIRQKNIDRLIIDIRNNTGGNSSLNDLLINYVHRGKYRQSSTRHWKISPQLKAVLQTKPYMETFGKRSVNLICKQADGSILKEDIYPPKKTKKPKNYFKGKSCLLIGPSTFSSANFLADAVSTYHIMPIIGLPTGEETNDFGESIPIHLPTSNLYLMISVAYDIGADGDPETIDVVHPDYSVEFNAIDYAIQFLKQQ; this is encoded by the coding sequence ATGTTAGCAAAAAGAATTCTTACAGCATTGTTGTTTATTCAATTATTTTTTATTGCTATAAATGCACAAACATCCAACTCAATAACTGTTGAAAATGCCCTTGATGAAATTGACGTTATTCACCAACATCTAAAAACCACACACTTTAATCCTTTTTTGCATATAAAAGAAACTGATTATCTTCAGAAAATAGCCCACATCAAACAGAAAATAGAAACCCATGGAAAAGAGATAGACTTGGGAAATTTTGTAATCTATGCCATGCAGGCTGTAGCCCCACTAAATGATGCCCATACCTCTATAGAATGGTGGAATATCATTAATGAAACACAAAATACTTCCCCGCAGTTTTTAGGTGAACTTTTTACTATTGATCAATCCTACCAACTTCATACAGAAAAGGATCAAATTGTTACAAAAATTAATGGATACGATGCTTCTACTTTAGTTAAAGAAGCAATGGAATGTTATGGAGGAAATTATACGTTTAAAAAACGCTTTCTGGAAAAAACATTTTTTTCTGCTTTTCTCTATTTAAAAGGGATAAAAGCTCCATATACTATTTCCTATAACAATGGAACTCAAGAAACAAGTCAGCAAAACACAACCCTTTCAACACTCTTTTCGAGGTTTGCTCAACAAACCAACAATTATACTTTTGATATTTTGAAAAACAACACAGGAATTATTTATTATAACAGCTGTGAAGATTTACAACAATTTAAGGTTTTCTTAAAAGAGACCTTTGCTACAATAAGGCAAAAAAACATTGATCGACTAATCATTGACATCAGAAATAATACAGGTGGAAATTCCTCTCTAAATGATCTCCTAATTAATTATGTACACCGAGGAAAATATAGACAATCTAGCACAAGACATTGGAAAATAAGCCCACAATTAAAAGCGGTTTTACAGACTAAACCATACATGGAAACTTTTGGAAAACGATCGGTTAATTTGATTTGTAAACAAGCCGATGGATCTATTCTCAAAGAGGATATTTACCCACCAAAAAAGACTAAAAAACCTAAAAATTACTTTAAAGGAAAAAGTTGTTTGCTCATTGGTCCTAGCACCTTTTCAAGTGCCAATTTTTTAGCAGACGCTGTATCTACCTATCACATTATGCCAATTATTGGTTTGCCAACAGGAGAAGAAACAAATGATTTTGGCGAGTCCATTCCTATTCATCTACCAACATCAAACTTATACTTAATGATCAGTGTTGCATACGATATCGGCGCAGACGGTGATCCGGAGACAATAGATGTTGTTCATCCCGATTATAGCGTTGAATTCAATGCTATTGACTATGCAATTCAATTTTTAAAACAGCAATAA
- a CDS encoding T9SS type A sorting domain-containing protein, with product MKNTMISFLALFFYYSSLSVNAQQWLDLAGPFSNGQALSPSMEIHNGVPYVAYAEQNTSGTIFRATVRKYNGTNWEILGNPGFSAARVSDVDMTISNAGDIYVAYRDWSNNKITVMRYDAFNNVWNSVGSAGFSGGALGEHPDIKLDNNGFPYVAFRYKGSSSSAPYQLKVMKFDGVAWQNVGSGVISGVRGATGVSLAMDNNTPYVTCLNAYISDATTVFTFNGTSWVNVGAAAASVANADHQSIAVHNGTPYVAYRDWGNGKKTTVRQFNGTSWVDVGTAGFSSHKAEYQSITIDNTGTLYVAYSNNSDYGSGGQSTVMKFDGTSWVTVGTPNFSTANSAFQNIVVDDGVPYVNYMEGNSLRANVKAYVCEVSVPDAILKQTLLNDNTINTNNNFFLECSEASAYTGALNLGSLNISDATGLEAFINATALQIQGNQLTSLDLSANNNLETISCNVNNISNLIIGTNTALESLYAGSNNYTTLDLSGATNLNTLDLGDMPTLTGIDLTANVALQDFYCSGSTSIGGTGLIKTIDFSQNSQLTAITVQNCNLNSLDVSTNSNLVSLNCNNNNLEYLNVANGNNANMGSITSLALDALNNSNLTCVQIDNGFTPTTTYWQIDAGASYSNSCTPLCYVNIPDANFKAYLVGNSSINTNGNTEIDCSEASAFTGTIDCSNLNITDLTGIEAFVNITALFCQNNTLNSLDISQNTALETLNCFNTNLNSLNITQNIALIDVYCHDNSLSNLDLTQNTDIEVLWCGGNTITSLDVSQNIALTTLRCQDNLLSALDVSQNSNLDILWCSDNNITVMDISQNPVLTWLFCSSNSLTSLNVANGNNGSISDMYAQYNPSLTCIQHDAGFDPTTNSYWLKDLAANWSDNCNPSVMVTSITVQGQGGATAINVNGGTLQMIANVLPINATDGTYTWSVTNGTGNATIDANGLLTAIGNGTVDVIATANDGSGVTGSATITITNQGVGIKESTLSAVTVYPNPVVDLLFIDSQQLPITRLQLMDLSGKIIQSIQHQNIKNIEVSTLKQGVYFLKVETEQGISTIQFIKQ from the coding sequence ATGAAAAATACAATGATTTCTTTTTTGGCTCTTTTCTTTTATTATTCGAGCCTTAGTGTTAACGCGCAGCAATGGTTAGATTTAGCTGGTCCTTTTTCTAATGGACAAGCGCTTTCTCCAAGTATGGAAATACACAATGGAGTTCCGTACGTCGCTTACGCAGAACAAAATACATCAGGGACTATATTTAGAGCTACCGTAAGAAAATATAATGGTACAAATTGGGAAATTTTAGGAAATCCTGGTTTCTCGGCTGCACGTGTTAGCGATGTAGACATGACTATTTCTAATGCTGGAGATATTTATGTTGCTTATAGAGATTGGAGCAACAATAAGATAACTGTTATGAGATACGATGCTTTTAACAACGTTTGGAACTCAGTAGGTTCAGCAGGGTTTTCTGGTGGTGCATTAGGAGAGCATCCTGATATTAAATTAGACAATAACGGTTTCCCTTATGTTGCTTTTAGATATAAAGGTTCTAGTTCTAGTGCCCCTTATCAATTAAAAGTTATGAAGTTTGATGGTGTAGCTTGGCAAAATGTAGGTTCTGGAGTAATTTCGGGCGTAAGAGGTGCTACAGGCGTTAGCTTGGCAATGGATAATAATACACCTTATGTAACTTGTTTAAATGCTTATATTTCTGATGCTACAACCGTTTTTACATTTAATGGCACAAGCTGGGTAAACGTTGGTGCAGCAGCAGCATCAGTTGCTAATGCAGATCATCAGAGTATTGCTGTACATAATGGTACGCCTTACGTTGCCTATAGAGATTGGGGAAATGGGAAAAAAACTACTGTTAGACAATTTAATGGAACCAGTTGGGTAGATGTTGGAACAGCAGGTTTTTCATCTCATAAAGCAGAATATCAGTCCATTACAATCGATAATACAGGTACTCTTTATGTAGCTTATAGCAATAACTCTGATTATGGATCAGGAGGACAAAGTACCGTTATGAAATTTGATGGGACAAGTTGGGTAACTGTCGGCACTCCAAATTTCTCAACCGCTAACTCGGCTTTTCAAAATATCGTTGTAGACGATGGTGTTCCCTATGTTAATTATATGGAGGGAAATAGTTTAAGAGCTAATGTAAAAGCCTATGTATGTGAAGTCTCTGTTCCAGATGCGATCTTAAAACAAACTTTACTCAATGATAACACTATAAATACCAACAACAATTTCTTCTTAGAGTGTTCTGAAGCTAGTGCGTATACTGGTGCATTAAACTTGGGTAGTTTAAACATTAGTGATGCAACAGGTCTTGAAGCTTTCATCAATGCTACAGCCTTACAAATCCAAGGCAATCAACTTACTAGTTTAGATTTAAGTGCCAATAACAATTTAGAAACCATCAGTTGTAATGTCAACAACATCTCTAATTTAATTATTGGAACGAATACTGCTTTAGAAAGTTTATACGCTGGTAGCAATAACTACACAACATTAGATCTTTCAGGTGCAACCAACCTTAATACGCTAGATTTAGGAGATATGCCTACGCTTACTGGTATAGATTTAACAGCTAATGTTGCTTTACAAGATTTTTATTGCTCTGGTAGTACTTCTATTGGGGGTACAGGATTAATTAAAACCATAGATTTTTCTCAAAATTCACAACTTACAGCTATTACTGTTCAAAACTGTAACTTGAACAGCTTAGATGTATCAACTAATTCAAATTTAGTCAGCTTAAATTGTAATAATAATAATTTAGAGTACCTGAATGTTGCTAATGGAAATAATGCCAACATGGGGAGCATTACTAGCTTAGCTTTAGATGCCTTAAACAACAGCAATTTAACTTGCGTTCAAATCGATAATGGATTTACACCAACAACAACTTATTGGCAAATAGATGCTGGAGCAAGCTATAGCAATTCTTGTACACCACTTTGCTATGTAAATATTCCTGATGCTAATTTTAAAGCCTATTTAGTTGGAAACTCATCGATAAACACCAATGGAAATACTGAAATAGATTGTAGTGAAGCAAGTGCTTTTACAGGAACCATCGATTGCTCTAATCTAAATATTACAGATCTTACAGGAATTGAAGCTTTTGTCAATATAACAGCTCTTTTTTGTCAAAATAATACGCTCAACAGTTTAGATATTAGTCAAAATACTGCTTTAGAAACATTGAACTGTTTTAATACTAATTTAAATAGTCTAAATATTACTCAAAACATTGCTTTAATTGATGTTTATTGTCATGATAATTCGCTTTCTAATTTAGACCTTACTCAAAATACAGATATAGAAGTCTTATGGTGTGGAGGGAATACTATTACTAGTTTAGATGTTTCTCAAAATATAGCATTAACAACACTTCGATGTCAAGATAATTTGTTATCTGCATTAGATGTTAGTCAAAATTCAAATTTAGATATACTATGGTGTAGTGATAATAATATCACGGTAATGGATATTAGCCAAAATCCTGTGTTAACTTGGCTATTTTGTAGTAGTAATTCATTAACCTCTTTAAATGTAGCCAACGGAAATAATGGTAGTATAAGTGATATGTATGCACAGTATAACCCTTCATTAACTTGTATACAACATGATGCGGGATTTGATCCAACTACAAATAGTTACTGGCTAAAAGACCTAGCCGCCAATTGGAGTGATAACTGTAACCCTTCCGTAATGGTAACATCTATTACTGTACAAGGACAAGGGGGCGCAACAGCAATAAACGTCAATGGAGGAACTTTACAAATGATTGCCAATGTACTACCTATAAATGCTACTGACGGAACTTATACTTGGAGCGTAACGAATGGTACTGGTAATGCAACTATTGATGCCAATGGATTATTAACAGCTATAGGAAACGGCACAGTAGATGTAATAGCAACTGCTAACGATGGTTCTGGCGTTACAGGAAGTGCTACCATTACAATAACCAACCAAGGTGTAGGTATCAAAGAAAGTACTTTATCTGCTGTTACCGTTTATCCTAATCCAGTCGTAGACCTATTGTTTATTGATAGCCAACAACTACCGATAACACGCTTACAACTTATGGACTTATCGGGTAAGATAATTCAGTCTATTCAACACCAAAACATTAAAAACATCGAGGTATCGACTTTAAAACAAGGAGTATACTTTCTAAAAGTAGAAACAGAACAAGGCATTTCTACCATTCAATTCATTAAACAATAA
- a CDS encoding response regulator produces the protein MEPITAIIVDDEKHARNVLANLIQRLHPEVDIIKTCSNLEEGVENIKALNPQLVFLDVQMPNYAGYEIVNFFESITFDIIFVTAFDQYAVKAFEVNAIDYLVKPIDRNRLKTAIQRVAAQQHLKKQTVDYEILLKSIKEKKINKIVIPELGNRRVLNLSDIIAIEADGSYSKVYLKKNKEITISKNLKYFESVLPEESNFFRTHRAWMINLTHIKTLNKSDLTITLEDDIKAKLARGRIEGFEAIVT, from the coding sequence ATGGAACCAATAACAGCAATAATAGTGGATGATGAAAAACATGCTAGAAATGTTTTAGCCAATCTCATTCAACGGCTTCATCCAGAGGTAGACATTATCAAGACCTGTTCAAACCTCGAAGAAGGAGTAGAAAATATTAAGGCATTAAATCCACAACTTGTTTTTCTAGATGTTCAGATGCCAAACTATGCTGGTTATGAAATTGTTAACTTTTTCGAATCCATTACTTTTGACATCATTTTTGTAACAGCTTTTGATCAATATGCAGTCAAAGCATTCGAGGTTAATGCTATTGATTACTTAGTCAAACCTATTGATAGAAACCGTTTAAAAACAGCCATACAAAGAGTAGCAGCACAACAGCATTTAAAAAAACAAACTGTTGATTATGAAATACTTTTAAAATCGATAAAAGAAAAAAAAATCAACAAAATAGTCATTCCTGAACTCGGGAATAGAAGAGTTTTAAACCTTTCAGATATTATTGCTATTGAAGCTGACGGTTCATACAGTAAAGTTTATTTAAAAAAGAACAAAGAAATAACAATTAGTAAAAACTTAAAGTATTTCGAATCTGTTCTTCCTGAAGAATCTAACTTCTTTCGTACGCACAGAGCATGGATGATCAATTTAACTCACATCAAAACACTTAATAAAAGTGATCTTACCATCACATTAGAGGATGATATCAAAGCAAAGTTAGCTAGGGGTAGAATCGAAGGCTTTGAAGCTATTGTTACATAA
- a CDS encoding TonB-dependent receptor, with the protein MRVSLALITLFFVVNSIGQATITGKILDEYDQGVSFANIFDSISKGGTSADVHGSFSYKSSAETVVLMVSAIGYQTKPVRLSVTEDTSIVITLQEIEALDEVVVSGTLTPISKRESPISIEVYSSKFIEKIPVSGLFEATQNINGVRPQINCAVCNTGDIHINGMEGPYTMITIDGMPLVGGLSSVYGLQGIPTSLIQQMEVVKGPASTLYGSQAVAGLINVITKNPDESPDFSWGTNISSWRELQTDFSFKYKLGKTVSNFGADYFNYTLPIDNNGDNFTDLTQKHRISLFNKIDFYRKKDREASILARYLYEDRWGGEMHWNPNFRGGDSIYGESIYTNRFEVVGKYQLPIKAHVIFSGSYSNHTQNSFYGNTSYNALQQIAYGQLVWDKNWNLKNTFVTGLVTRYEYYDDNTFATQSTDSINPVNAPNNDLYPGFFFQNTTEASEKLKVLSGVRFDYHKKHRLIFTPRLNFKYTPTPKLTARLGYGNGFRVVNVFTEDHAALTGARTVEFTNNLNPERSHNGNFNLEKKITTKWSYITLDASAFYTYFSNKIIPDYDTDPNKIIYDNLKGNAVSKGIALNARLLFEIPLTVNVGATIMDVYTNEIDDAGNTVKSPQLLTENITGTWAISYKFAKPNLSIDYTGNLYGPMHLPVFENDFRADKSPFFSIQNIKLTKSFNKGWKVALGVQNLLNFTPPAYSIMRAFDPFDKNVGVNNPNNYTFDAAYVYTSFQGITGFASLRYEFTKK; encoded by the coding sequence ATGAGGGTTTCATTAGCTTTAATTACGTTATTTTTTGTAGTCAATAGTATTGGTCAAGCTACTATTACAGGAAAAATATTAGATGAGTATGACCAAGGGGTGAGTTTTGCCAATATTTTTGATAGTATCTCTAAAGGAGGTACTTCGGCAGACGTTCATGGAAGTTTTAGCTATAAGAGTAGTGCTGAAACTGTTGTTTTAATGGTGTCGGCTATTGGTTATCAGACTAAACCTGTAAGATTAAGTGTTACAGAAGATACATCAATAGTCATTACTTTACAAGAAATCGAAGCGCTTGATGAGGTTGTTGTTAGTGGAACATTGACCCCTATTTCAAAAAGAGAGAGTCCGATATCAATAGAGGTTTATTCTTCAAAATTTATAGAAAAAATACCAGTTTCTGGATTATTTGAAGCGACTCAAAATATTAATGGTGTACGCCCTCAAATTAATTGTGCTGTGTGTAATACTGGAGATATTCATATCAATGGAATGGAAGGTCCATATACTATGATAACGATTGATGGGATGCCATTAGTAGGTGGTTTATCGTCTGTATATGGATTACAAGGAATCCCCACAAGTTTAATCCAACAAATGGAGGTTGTAAAAGGTCCAGCTTCGACATTGTATGGTTCTCAAGCAGTCGCAGGGTTGATTAATGTGATTACCAAAAATCCAGATGAATCTCCAGATTTTTCATGGGGAACAAACATTTCCAGTTGGAGAGAATTACAAACAGATTTTAGCTTTAAATATAAGTTGGGAAAGACTGTTTCAAATTTTGGAGCAGATTATTTTAATTATACTTTACCAATAGATAACAATGGAGATAATTTTACAGATTTAACACAAAAGCACAGGATTTCATTGTTTAATAAAATTGATTTTTACCGAAAAAAAGATCGAGAAGCTTCAATACTTGCTCGTTACCTTTATGAAGATCGATGGGGAGGAGAAATGCATTGGAATCCAAATTTTAGAGGAGGTGATAGTATCTATGGAGAATCAATTTATACCAATCGTTTCGAGGTTGTAGGGAAATACCAATTACCTATAAAAGCGCATGTTATTTTCAGTGGATCTTATAGTAATCACACCCAAAACTCTTTTTATGGAAATACTTCATATAATGCTTTACAGCAGATTGCCTATGGACAGTTAGTGTGGGATAAAAATTGGAATTTAAAAAATACATTTGTTACAGGGCTAGTTACTCGATATGAGTATTACGACGACAATACTTTTGCAACACAATCAACAGATTCTATTAACCCTGTTAATGCTCCTAACAACGATCTTTACCCAGGTTTCTTTTTTCAAAATACAACAGAGGCTAGTGAAAAGTTAAAGGTATTAAGTGGAGTAAGGTTTGACTATCATAAAAAACATCGATTAATCTTTACGCCAAGGTTAAACTTTAAATATACACCAACCCCTAAATTAACAGCACGTTTAGGTTATGGAAATGGATTTAGAGTCGTGAATGTTTTTACAGAAGATCACGCTGCATTAACAGGGGCTAGAACAGTAGAATTTACCAATAATCTTAATCCAGAAAGATCACACAATGGTAATTTTAATTTAGAGAAAAAAATCACGACAAAATGGTCTTATATCACATTGGATGCATCAGCTTTCTATACTTATTTTTCAAATAAAATAATTCCCGATTATGATACTGATCCTAATAAGATCATTTATGATAACCTCAAAGGAAATGCTGTCTCAAAAGGAATAGCCTTAAACGCTCGTTTACTTTTTGAAATTCCACTAACGGTTAATGTTGGAGCGACCATTATGGATGTATATACCAATGAAATTGATGATGCAGGTAATACAGTAAAATCCCCGCAATTATTGACAGAAAATATTACAGGAACTTGGGCCATATCCTATAAGTTTGCTAAACCAAATTTATCGATAGATTATACTGGGAATTTATATGGACCGATGCATTTACCTGTTTTTGAAAATGACTTTAGAGCAGATAAATCACCATTTTTTAGTATTCAGAACATTAAGTTGACCAAAAGTTTTAATAAGGGTTGGAAAGTTGCTTTAGGAGTTCAAAACTTGTTAAACTTTACTCCGCCTGCTTATTCAATAATGAGAGCATTTGATCCTTTTGATAAAAATGTGGGGGTAAATAATCCTAATAATTATACTTTTGATGCAGCCTATGTATATACCTCTTTTCAAGGAATTACAGGTTTTGCAAGTTTACGATACGAGTTTACAAAAAAATGA
- a CDS encoding thioredoxin family protein: MKRIRIIIFIVMSGYVSSIVAQDQIQWVVFEDLNDSLRANPKKVMIKIETSWCGYCKLMEKKVFNHKTTYKRLNDDYYFVRLDAEATQPIVFRNKQFQPASKKRGKHQLAIALNGPENPISFPAIVVLNANLELEKRLNGYLKRRHFLLWLAA; encoded by the coding sequence ATGAAAAGAATAAGAATCATCATTTTTATAGTTATGAGTGGCTATGTTTCTTCCATTGTTGCTCAAGATCAAATTCAGTGGGTCGTTTTTGAGGATTTAAATGATTCGTTGAGAGCCAATCCTAAAAAAGTAATGATTAAAATAGAAACCAGCTGGTGTGGGTATTGTAAATTGATGGAGAAAAAAGTCTTTAACCATAAAACAACCTATAAAAGACTGAACGATGATTACTATTTTGTTCGTTTGGATGCCGAAGCAACTCAACCAATAGTATTTAGAAATAAGCAATTTCAACCAGCATCTAAAAAAAGAGGAAAGCATCAGTTGGCAATAGCATTAAATGGTCCTGAAAATCCAATTTCTTTTCCTGCTATTGTGGTTTTAAACGCTAATTTAGAGCTAGAAAAAAGGCTCAATGGATATTTAAAAAGGAGACATTTTTTATTGTGGCTTGCAGCTTGA